Proteins from a genomic interval of Cygnus olor isolate bCygOlo1 chromosome 9, bCygOlo1.pri.v2, whole genome shotgun sequence:
- the LOC121074523 gene encoding A-kinase anchor protein SPHKAP: ISTDARSPRAPSNSTDSSGSSLGSSVTACKKILCSNSLLESTDYWLQNQRTPCQIGFLEDKSESNCASVCFVNLDANRDDCSNEQVQQKLISVSPNLPKLISSMNVQPPKENEIVLLTGLTSGNLQADYEVPQRPWLADVCLVQCARGDRKNSASCIIFEINKFLIGLELVQERQLQIEAHVSKPEDDTNCSVSSIEEDFLTASEHLEEENEADEYKTGHEKISVSESSSDIKKNKGKGFENLHYRKARLPLILEGNSINKENTATRVSEAVNAVVEDGISQPEDKPHQEIPWQKELVETATSSVSTSNLTSGVEHSCSVNVLEDVSLTKMAKEELGPLHNPIAKHISKADIEECAGGRKSDPPWQNEQASTGQYATNLAESVLQDAFIRLSQSQTTFNEEAAVSISVGSSCKSEDVSAARSWNELPKIVIVQSPDSCENVSDWPGSAFPNMCHWTESESSAEVSDYFEEEHSNGQSQSALEMALACAATVIGTISSPQAAEKFRQDQETTDSKNGAVDSEETQTASSQLLEDCSGTEYSFPSALCGMTQVASAVAVCGLGEANEEKYPATSSGLLSAAQTSAAITLHCSIAIGSSMEKLNDSIAEALLKEASTILTKPNTYKNIGHFMESINGRIIETAARPQIPHSDGVIRDELAQNLSNIILRHSIEEVRKKRQLQPRSENSSNTQDIFMETANELLFNVIYFTCKKMNDIRQVEECSPLFSDSPKAKKVTRVEGWPTQATAHETSHRPLGHSAVKPLGTCYSASKELGNGTGTRKTNMRDVNSKESATLNSELSRATGHNGLVAKTSPKKRYLKRTTRDCYKSPNQGNNQKKKDYRSFSDRENTFANNECRHGVQEQQSSNAAVNADNQVNHKCDAVLNDEVQVSLSLLGSHVLLPSQPVLQVKHSRDKYCITDFAEELAETVVSMATEIAAICLENSNGKQPWFCAWKRGNEYLVTQSLSCRTMKRKKETHANSSVVRKHRAPRLSEIKRKTDEHPELKEKLMNRVIDESINLEDAPDSVNIFANEVAAKIMNLTELSMVDSIWQGPNHPRNRLHCDRWSRAKASSCESIPEEDADSKASVNTLGLMNTFGQSVSQTSSVSKQSSCESITDEFSRFMVNQMENEGRGFDLLLDYYAGKNANNILTSALQQVAKKNGHLNIRPSCPSKQSSTESITEEFYRYMLREIEKENKDNLSSPRNSKDWCGSLLPPSLRSPFCFRQASMPDTRSSSSRLTVNIPVKANSLDGFAQHHRDSLSVQPVSTVASSGLCKSDSCLYQRCKTDQITDMLIHETWASSIESLMRKNKIIADEAEVAEADRFHSDSPPHVEQYANRLAANIVESGKSLIVVQQDSFDSTSQDHMLESKYPQSATQIQTKPKRDGINLDEQKEKMKNPGCLPAGQHREVPLIQIETDQRDEADKDSECLTSHDSSGKEHQSNEKPPEAYAGKHTVSSSLLNSKNAQSRLDAEVPGETKTAEEFPNHLSSSEESTGSWSQLANDEDNPDDTSSYLQLSERSLSNGNSSTTSSLGIMDLEIYQENMPSSPMINELVEEKVFLKEQTENTEESTSGLSVGTANCQKDLLVINFDLEPECPDAELRATLQWIAASELGIPTIYFKKSQENRIEKFLDVVQLVQRKSWKVGDIFHAVVQYCKLSEEGREMTPSLFDWLLELG; the protein is encoded by the exons gTTTGCTTTGTGAATTTAGATGCAAACAGAGACGATTGCAGCAATGAGCAAGTGCAACAG AAATTGATCAGCGTCTCTCCAAATCTCCCCAAACTCATCAGTTCTATGAATGTACAACCAcccaaggaaaatgaaatagtcCTGCTGACTGGATTAACATCAGGAAACCTTCAAGCTGATTATGAAGTTCCCCAG CGTCCTTGGCTAGCAGATGTCTGCTTGGTTCAGTGTGCAAGGGGGGACAGGAAGAACAGCGCAAGCTGCATcatctttgaaataaacaaGTTTCTGATTGGGCTTGAGCTTGTTCAGGAGAGACAGCTGCAGATAGAAGCTCATGTCTCAAAGCCTGAGGATGACACAAACTGCTCAGTGTCCTCAATAGAAGAAGATTTCCTCACAGCATCTGAGCACCTCGAGGAGGAAAACGAGGCTGATGAGTATAAAACTG GCCatgaaaaaataagtgtttcagAATCATCTTCagatatcaaaaaaaataaaggaaaaggatttgAAAATCTCCACTACAGGAAAGCCAGGTTGCCATTAATTCTGGAAGGAAATTccattaataaagaaaatacagctacTAGAGTCTCTGAAGCTGTGAATGCTGTGGTCGAAGATGGCATCTCACAACCTGAAGATAAGCCACACCAGGAAATCCCGTGGCAGAAGGAATTAGTGGAAACAGCTACATCATCTGTCAGTACTAGTAATTTGACTAGTGGGGTCGAACACTCCTGCTCAGTGAATGTATTAGAAGACGTATCTTTAACCAAAATGGCTAAAGAAGAGCTGGGGCCTCTTCACAACCCAATAGCAAAACACATCAGTAAGGCAGACATAGAGGAATGTGCAGGTGGTAGGAAAAGTGATCCCCCCTGGCAAAATGAGCAAGCATCTACAGGTCAGTATGCCACAAATTTAGCAGAATCTGTTCTGCAAGATGCATTCATCAGACTGTCACAGTCTCAAACCACTTTTAATGAGGAGGCTGCGGTCAGCATCTCTGTAGGGAGCTCCTGCAAGTCAGAAGATGTGTCTGCTGCCCGATCATGGAATGAACTTCCAAAGATCGTCATAGTGCAAAGTCCAGACAGCTGTGAGAATGTGTCTGACTGGCCAGGGTCTGCCTTCCCAAACATGTGCCACTGGACTGAATCAGAAAGTTCTGCTGAAGTTTCAGATTACTTCGAGGAAGAACATTCAAATGGGCAAAGCCAGAGCGCACTGGAGATGGCCCTGGCGTGTGCAGCGACTGTCATTGGAACCATCTCAAGTCCCCAGGCTGCAGAAAAGTTCAGACAGGACCAAGAAACCACAGACTCCAAAAATGGAGCAGTAGATAGTGAAGAGACACAGACAGCGTCTTCACAGCTACTTGAGGATTGTTCTGGTACAGAATATTCATTTCCATCTGCGCTGTGTGGCATGACTCAGGTAGCAAGTGCTGTAGCAGTCTGTGGACTGGGGGAAGCAAATGAAGAGAAGTACCCTGCAACTTCGAGTGgtctgctgtctgcagctcagACATCTGCAGCCATTACTCTTCATTGCAGCATAGCTATAGGAAGCAGCATGGAGAAGCTGAATGATAGCATTGCAGAGGCACTTCTCAAAGAGGCATCAACAATTTTGACAAAACCCAATACATACAAAAACATAGGGCATTTTATGGAATCCATAAATGGAAGAATTATTGAAACAGCAGCAAGGCCACAGATTCCACACTCTGATGGAGTAATCAGGGATGAACTTGCACAAAACTTATCTAATATTATTCTACGTCATTCTATCGAAGAGGTTAGGAAGAAGAGACAGCTACAGCCCCGTTCAGAAAACAGCTCGAATACACAAGACATTTTCATGGAGACTGCAAATGAGTTGCTTTTTAATGTGATATATTTCACTTGCAAGAAGATGAATGACATAAGACAAGTTGAAGAGTGttctcctctgttttctgaCAGCCCAAAAGCCAAGAAAGTAACAAGAGTAGAAGGATGGCCAACACAGGCAACCGCACATGAAACATCACACAGACCCCTTGGTCATTCTGCTGTTAAGCCACTTGGTACATGCTACAGTGCTAGCAAAGAACTTGGAAACGGTACAGGCACTAGGAAAACTAACATGAGAGATGTAAATAGCAAGGAAAGTGCCACGCTGAATTCAGAACTAAGTAGAGCCACTGGGCATAATGGGCTTGTTGCAAAAACATCTCCCAAGAAAAGATACCTGAAAAGAACCACACGAGACTGTTACAAATCCCCAAATCAGGGTAAcaatcagaagaagaaagactATAGATCATTTTCAGACAGAGAAAACACCTTTGCAAACAATGAATGCAGGCATGGCGTTCAAGAACAACAGTCTTCCAATGCTGCTGTGAATGCAGATAACCAGGTGAATCATAAGTGTGATGCTGTGCTAAACGATGAAGTCCAAGTTAGCTTATCTTTGTTAGGAAGCCATGTCTTGCTTCCTTCTCAGCCTGTGCTCCAGGTGAAACATTCAAGGGACAAATATTGTATAACAGATTTTGCAGAAGAATTGGCAGAAACAGTGGTCTCTATGGCAACCGAAATAGCTGCCATTTGTCTTGAAAACTCAAATGGAAAGCAACCCTGGTTCTGTGCATGGAAGAGAGGCAATGAATATCTGGTGACCCAGAGTTTGTCATGCAGAAccatgaagaggaaaaaggaaacccATGCTAATAGCTCAGTTGTTCGGAAGCACAGGGCACCTAGACTCAGCGAGATCAAAAGAAAGACAGATGAGCATCCTGAGCTAAAGGAAAAGTTGATGAATCGGGTAATAGATGAATCTATAAACCTTGAGGATGCACCAGATTCTGTCAATATCTTTGCAAATGAAGTGGCTGCAAAAATCATGAACCTCACTGAACTCTCCATGGTTGACAGCATCTGGCAAGGTCCAAACCATCCCAGGAACAGGCTGCACTGTGACAGATGGAGCCGAGCCAAGGCCTCAAGCTGTGAGAGCATCCCAGAGGAGGATGCAGATTCCAAAGCCTCTGTCAATACCTTAGGCCTAATGAACACCTTTGGTCAATCGGTGAGCCAGACAAGTTCTGTCTCAAAGCAGTCTAGCTGTGAAAGCATTACAGATGAATTTTCAAGATTTATGGTGAACCAGatggaaaatgaaggaagaggCTTTGATTTGTTACTGGATTActatgcaggaaaaaatgcaaacaacatCTTAACTTCTGCTTTGCAACAAGTAGCCAAGAAAAATGGTCACCTTAACATAAGACCAAGTTGCCCATCCAAACAGTCCAGCACAGAAAGCATAACAGAAGAATTTTATAGGTATATGCtaagagaaatagaaaaggaaaacaaagataacCTATCTTCCCCTCGAAATTCAAAGGACTGGTGTGGCAGTTTGCTACCGCCCTCTTTACGATCACCTTTTTGCTTCAGACAAGCCTCAATGCCTGACACCAGATCATCCAGCTCTAGACTAACAGTTAACATCCCAGTCAAGGCAAATTCATTAGATGGATTTGCCCAGCACCACCGGGATTCCTTAAGCGTACAGCCAGTCAGTACTGTGGCTTCTTCAGGTCTTTGCAAGTCTGATTCCTGCCTGTACCAAAGATGCAAGACTGACCAGATCACTGATATGTTGATTCACGAGACATGGGCGAGTTCTATTGAATCTCTAATGCGCAAGAACAAAATCATAGCAGATGAGGCAGAGGTTGCAGAGGCAGATCGCTTTCACAGTGATTCCCCACCACATGTGGAACAATATGCAAACAGACTGGCTGCAAATATTGTTGAAAGTGGTAAAAGTTTAATAGTTGTCCAGCAGGATTCCTTTGATTCTACGAGCCAAGATCATATGCTGGAAAGCAAATATCCCCAAAGCGCAACTCAGAttcaaacaaaacccaaaagagATGGAATAAATTTGGAtgagcagaaagagaagatgaagaacCCTGGATGCCTCCCTGCAGGTCAGCACAGGGAAGTGCCTTTAATTCAGATAGAAACTGATCAACGAGATGAGGCAGATAAAGACTCTGAGTGCTTAACTTCACATGACTCTTCTGGAAAGGAGCATCAAAGCAATGAAAAACCTCCAGAAGCTTATGCTGGGAAGCACACGGTTTCCAGTTCCTTACTGAATAG CAAGAATGCTCAGAGCAGACTAGATGCTGAAGTCCCAGGAGAGacaaaaacagctgaagaattTCCAAACCAtctcagcagcagtgaggaaagCACTGGTAGCTGGTCCCAGCTGGCCAATGATGAGGACAATCCAGATGACACAAGTAGCTACTTACAACTCAGTGAACGATCCCTCAG CAATGGCAACAGCAGTACAACTAGCAGTCTTGGCATTATGGACCTGGAAATTTATCAGGAGAACATGCCATCTTCTCCTATGATTAA TGAATTAGTAGAAGAAAAGGTTTTCCTTaaagaacagacagaaaatacagagg aaagtacTTCAGGGCTCTCAGTGGGAACAGCCAATTGTCAGAAGGACCTCTTGGTGATAAATTTTGATCTGGAACCAGAATGCCCTGACGCAGAGCTTCGAGCCACCCTGCAGTGGATAGCTGCTTCTGAACTTGGAATCCCAaccatctattttaaaaaatctcaggaaaacagaattgaaaAG TTTTTAGATGTTGTGCAACTAGTTCAACGGAAGTCCTGGAAGGTTGGCGATATCTTTCATGCTGTGGTGCAGTACTGCAAGCTCAGTGAGGAAGGCAGAGAGATGACACCAAGCCTGTTTGATTGGCTCCTTGAACTGGGTTAA